The Camarhynchus parvulus chromosome 19, STF_HiC, whole genome shotgun sequence genomic sequence TGGGGGACAGGGAAGCCTCTTGGAAGTGGTTGTAGTCGTGTTTTGAATCCCAGATTTGTATCCACCTAGAAAAGAATGAACAGTTTCAGCTTCCAAAGGCACATGGGGATGTTACTGAATTGAGTGAGTCTTAAAAATTTCAggggaacaaaacaaaatgaccCTGCCAGGAACTGCTGCACTTCTGCAAATCCTTCTCCCAGAACCTACCAGGGGATTTGTTTTCTATCACAACAAAACTTCTGCTTCAATTACTAAAGAAATTACAGGAAGAGAGACTGCTGAGAGAGCTCCATCTCTTCCATGAAGAACTTTCAAATTCAGTTCCAGATTTTGGATTCCATTGAGGCTGCAGTGAGGCTTTGAAACACTTTGAATATTGGGAGCTACACTACTCAGGCTGCAGGTTTGTCCCTAGGATTCAGATTCCAAAGCAAATGACCTGCACCTCTTTTTACTGGAGACACCCTCTCACAACCAGAACTGAAAATATGCCTTAAAAACTGCCAGCTTCTATCCTAAGAGTAAACAGTATTTTCCATATGACATTGCAAGGCAAAGTTTGAACTTTTGAAGTAAATTACCCAAGGATAGCTGCTGGAATAAGGAGGATTATAGCCCCAAAGAGAAATGGGAATCCCCTCATGAAGTGCAAGGTGGCAGGGTAGAGAGAGTTGAACACTCCTGTAGACACGAGTGAACACAGCCCTTCCACGCAGGCAACAGAAGCAAAGAGAGCACCTGGAAAAGAGAGATAAGAGGTTAATGGTGAGATAGGCAGGTGGTTATTGCCTGTAAACAGCTGTAACACATCACCCTCAGTGCATTCTGCCAATCTTTCCAAGGGTTTGCACTTGCCATCAGAAAAGTGTGTGAATATAAAGCATGGTAAGGTGGGACAGGACTGGCCTGGCACGTCCAGCCTGTGGCCATGCCCACCTCACCAACCTGCAGGATTTGTATCAGAAGATGACCAGGACATTATATCAGCTGGATTGTAAATGCTCCAGGCCAGGGCACCTCTTATCACTTGTTAAACATTAAGTACAGCACAAGATTTAGCACCATAAATGCGCTGTACGTGCCATCGCCACCCTAAAATAAGAAACCTGAGTATTGCAAAATCACCTCTCCATTGTTGCCACCTGGattccctcctccccctgtCTGCCCCAGAGACattcctgtgctgtgtttcaCAGCAAGTGCAAACCCTCCAGACACATAACTGGACAAAAGGCAAACATGCTCCTCCTGTGGGTTATCCGTGATCTTTCACCGTGGTCAATGATACAACCCTCCAACAGCACCTGGTTCTCCCCACTGTTATTGATCTACAGAGGAAAGTTATGGTCAGGAGAATGACTCTTTTCTCCTTGTTATATAATCCATTTTAACTCTTGTTCCTTGTAAAAGCTTTGGAAATGAATGTATGGATGAATGAACTactcctgcttttcttcctttgttctCATCTTGGAAATGCAGTGAGTCTGAATCAAAGAATGACAAttatttggggggaaaaaaattaaattacctgGGCCTAAGGGTGAATGCAGGGGCACAGGAGTCCAGAGGAGTCAGGGAACTCCCAACCTCCCCAGAGTCTGCTTTCAATATTCcaagaaaaaagtgtttcagGATCTGGCTTAAGCACAGTGGTTAATTCCTTACCTTGTTCTGTCTCACTGACCAGCTTGGAGAGCTTGGATCTGATGACTGGAGTGGCTGCCATGGAAAGGAACAAAATTCCATAACCTGTGAGCAAGACACAGCACATTAGGGAAAGCTCACCTGAAAAATAGAGCCTCCCAAGTCAGTCCCAGAaatgtgcagctgctggcagtgtcTCCCTGCTGTATTTAAACACAATTCACCCTCCTGGATCTCATAAGGCACTTCAGTCTGTGTCTGCAGTGTAACGCAGTTCTGGGAAGCCTAATGTTCTAGGAACTACATGGATGCACTTCCAAATTTGGCCAACACTGCCCTTAGCAAGGCACAGTTTTGTTGGTGCATGAGGCAGAACAGTTTTGTTGGTGCACAAGGTAGAACTTCCTGACGTGCCTGAACTCCCCATGAAGCTCACTACCAGAAACAGGGATTTAAGCCTCCAGCATCACCTGTAAACATCAGTGGCGTTGTGGTAGCAAGAGACATCACCACCAGCCCAGCAATGTTGGAGATCAAGCCTATCTCTGCCACCCAGATGTCctcaaggcagagctgcagcagcctcagccccgCCAGGCTGCTCAGGTAAGCCAGGTAGCTGGCGGCCGAGCCGTACCCGATGAGATCAgaagcccagcacagagggaagcCCAGCTCGTACACCACATAGATGTCCTTGGCTCCAAAATGCACCGTGACAATCAGAAAGAAAGCCAGGGAGTACAGAGCCAGCTTCCACCTGGAGCTCGGCTGCTCGGGGGCCGCGTACAGCCTGAACACAGCCTTGTAATGGCTGAGCGTGAACAGCTTGGCCTCCTTCTTCTGCTTCACCGACTCCCGCAGGAAGAAAGCGGCGTAGAGGGTGGCAGCAAGGCTGGCAGCGAAGGCCAGCCAGAAGGGGTTGATGTAGCCCTGGGCCTTGCGCCACTGGCCGCCGCCAATGCTGGCCACCATGCCCGCGGTGCCCAGGCACGCCTCGAGGATGGCCACGCGGAACGTCCGCGAGCGCGCCGCTCGCTGGTGTCGGCCACGTAGGAGAAGCAGCCGGCCAGGATCAGGTTGTAGTCGCCCGTCAGGCCGCTCAGGATGCGTCCCAGGAGGAAGAAGGCGACGTGCAGCTCCAGGTACATGACCAGCAGGTAGATGGCTGTCTGCAGGGCCATGCCTGCTGCGGGCAGGATGAGCGCCGGGCGCCGGCCCACGCTGTCGCTCCATGCGCCCAAGAGAGTCACGGAGAAGAGGCTGACGAAGAAACCTCCCAGGTTGATGTAGAGGTTCCAGTGGGACACCAGAGCTTCCACCTCCTGCAGGAGAAacaggcagctgagcagctccaacAGCACCCACTGGGCTCCCCACTGCGGGCGCTCCCTGCTTCCATCACGCTCCCCGCTCCCTTTGGGGCTTCACGTTCCCTCCTGACTCTGCTTCCAGGgactcccagctcctctcaAGCTCCCTGTTCCTCTTGGGGCTCCCTGTTTGCCCCCGGGGCACctctcctcccctgctctgctgggaccTCCCGTTCACCCTGAGCCTCCCGCTCCCTCCGGGGCTCCCCAGTCCCACGGACCCGCCTTCCCCCGGTCCCCATCCATGCCGCGCTTCCCCTCAGGGCTCTCCCGCTGACTTCTTCAtccaccccagagctccccGAGCTCTCCggtccccccgtgtcccccggtgtccccacctGCCGCAGGGGGTCGGCGG encodes the following:
- the SLC46A1 gene encoding LOW QUALITY PROTEIN: proton-coupled folate transporter (The sequence of the model RefSeq protein was modified relative to this genomic sequence to represent the inferred CDS: deleted 2 bases in 1 codon) — translated: MAAPPPAEPPVPRGRRRLSLPAVEPLLFLATVSLGLQGPLATQYLWDRLGAEHGYSDRNSTESSGCGDGNATADPLRQEVEALVSHWNLYINLGGFFVSLFSVTLLGAWSDSVGRRPALILPAAGMALQTAIYLLVMYLELHVAFFLLGRILSGLTGDYNLILAGCFSYVADTSERRSRTFRVAILEACLGTAGMVASIGGGQWRKAQGYINPFWLAFAASLAATLYAAFFLRESVKQKKEAKLFTLSHYKAVFRLYAAPEQPSSRWKLALYSLAFFLIVTVHFGAKDIYVVYELGFPLCWASDLIGYGSAASYLAYLSSLAGLRLLQLCLEDIWVAEIGLISNIAGLVVMSLATTTPLMFTGYGILFLSMAATPVIRSKLSKLVSETEQGALFASVACVEGLCSLVSTGVFNSLYPATLHFMRGFPFLFGAIILLIPAAILGWIQIWDSKHDYNHFQEASLSPTKD